One Brassica napus cultivar Da-Ae chromosome C2, Da-Ae, whole genome shotgun sequence DNA window includes the following coding sequences:
- the LOC106374128 gene encoding uncharacterized protein LOC106374128: MGTPWIALGDFNQVLYYSEHSTAGAYYSSRGMRDFLNCIEASALSDLPFCGNTFTWSNKQGSTVVSKKLDRILVNDDWLFRFPNSIGVFGDPGISDHAPSCVFLDSHKPKVKRPFKFFSMLNDHPDGWTLVNECWNSLQFEGTMMLKVSKKLKTMKSIIRSFSRENFSGLEMRVKESFEVLLAFQHVLLNAPTALAAQEERKAFARWSELAKAKDSFLLQRSHVNCGFYKNLLGVEALDTTVSLEEIGHLVQYRCPSVTITELATPYTRLDIQKAFFDLPKNKSPGPDGYPAEFFTAQWRSVRPHVIDSVAEFFESGNLQQQWNATILTLIPKKQNAVKIGDFRPISCCNTVYKVIAKLLTNRLKKVLPSVISNTQSAFIPGRLLVENVLLATELVQGYNWKKISKRSMLKVDLKKTFDSLRWTFISRF, from the exons ATGGGGACCCCGTGGATTGCTTTGGGTGATTTTAATCAGGTCCTCTATTATTCAGAACATTCAACCGCGGGCGCATACTACTCCTCTCGTGGAATGCGTGATTTTCTCAATTGTATCGAAGCCTCCGCTCTTTCAGACCTTCCCTTTTGTGGTAACACGTTCACCTGGTCAAATAAGCAAGGTTCAACAGTTGTCTCTAAGAAACTGGATAGAATTCTAGTCAATGATGACTGGCTCTTTAGGTTTCCAAATTCTATTGGAGTGTTTGGCGATCCGGGAATTTCTGACCACGCCCCTTCCTGTGTTTTCTTGGATTCTCATAAACCAAAAGTTAAGCGGCCGTTCAAGTTCTTTTCCATGCTCAATGACCACCCGGACGGTTGGACTCTTGTGAATGAATGTTGGAATTCTCTTCAATTTGAGGGTACTATGATGCTAAAGGTTTCCAAGAAGTTAAAGACAATGAAGAGTATTATCCGCTCTTTCAGTCGCGAGAATTTCTCTGGCCTTGAAATGAGAGTTAAAGAATCTTTTGAGGTTCTTCTCGCCTTTCAACACGTTCTGCTTAATGCTCCTACTGCCCTCGCAGCCCAAGAAGAGAGGAAAGCTTTCGCGCGTTGGTCTGAGCTTGCCAAAGCGAAGGACTCTTTCCTTCTCCAGCGATCCCATGTTAACTG TGGCTTTTATAAAAACTTGTTGGGAGTAGAAGCTCTCGACACGACGGTTTCTCTGGAGGAAATTGGCCATCTGGTTCAGTACAGATGCCCAAGTGTCACCATCACCGAGCTGGCTACCCCGTACACTCGACTTGACATCCAAAAAGCTTTCTTTGATCTGCCTAAAAACAAGTCTCCGGGTCCCGATGGCTACCCTGCAGAATTTTTCACAGCACAGTGGAGATCAGTTAGACCTCATGTTATCGATTCTGTGGCAGAATTCTTTGAATCAGGAAACCTACAGCAGCAGTGGAATGCAACTATACTGACCCTCATTCCCAAGAAGCAAAATGCAGTCAAAATTGGCGATTTCAGACCAATCTCTTGCTGCAACACAGTATATAAAGTCATTGCTAAGCTCCTAACCAATCGTTTGAAAAAGGTTCTCCCCTCTGTCATTTCAAACACTCAATCCGCTTTCATCCCAGGTCGTCTGCTTGTCGAGAATGTACTGCTGGCTACTGAACTTGTGCAGGGATATAACTGGAAGAAAATATCTAAGAGATCAATGCTCAAAGTAGACTTGAAAAAGACCTTCGATTCTCTTAGATGGACCTTCATCTCTCGATTCTGA